Genomic window (Ailuropoda melanoleuca isolate Jingjing chromosome 7, ASM200744v2, whole genome shotgun sequence):
aggctcTGGAAGTTGGACTAGCCGGAAGTCCTCCAGCTCCACTTGAACCTCAGTGTGCTAACTCCGGAGCCCACACTCACAACACCAACACTGAATGGCCCCCTAAGAGGTACCTATGGATTCTGGGCATCACCTCACTTAAACAGGTGACACTAGGGGGAACGCGGAATTGGTCCCACCATATATCCTGCCAGATACGTGCTGTGTGACTTGGAGCAAACGTGGGGGCCTAGCTGTCTTCTCTGtaaagaggggtgggggggactaTAACCCTACTTATCTCAGAGGGTTGTAGGCAGATGGGGCTGGGAAGATGTTCTCTGAGGGCCGTGAAGAATGAGGAGGGGACAGAAATGTGAGGCGGGGTGGGGCTGCATTTACCTTTGTCGGCCATAGTGAAGATGGAGTCCTCAGGGATGCCCACACCCAAGGCAACCTCCCTGAACTCCTCCAGCAGGCTTTCTCGAAGCTGTGGCTGTCGCCCTGCAATGGGAAACAGAGAAGATGCCTAGAACCGCGGGTGCCTGGGCTGGCAAGGCCGGGAATTATTTTGCTCGGGATTTTCATTAAGATGTCGAAAACTATCAGCTCAATGTGATCTCTTCAAAACACTTACGGAAAGATTGGCTCACATGAGGAAGAGGTGTCCCTCCCAGGCtcccacccaggtcccccaaatCCCCACACATGGCTCTTTCTGCTAGTTCTGCTAAGGGCCGGGAAGCTCTGGAATTCTCTGGGTCTAGAATTTTAAAGACCAAAAGAAGAGGACTGTACCTCAGATGGGAGACTGAGCTCTCTACCTCTTCCACCAGGGAGAGTAAACGTTTCCACCTTTCCCATAACTGGAGTTTTCTCAGAAGGATAAAGCAAAACTCCTGATTCCTCCCCACTCCACTGTCCCTAAATCACagacctcctcccacccccaactcctgcaGGCTTATCTAGCTCCAAGCCTTTACCATAGAGCTTGGCAGTAATGGTGGGCCCGTGGTGGCGGCTGAATTTCTTGGTCAGAAAGATGGCGTACTCATCATAGTTGGTGTGGACCACATAGGACTCCATGGTCATGTTCCATTCTGCATTGGAGATGCAGGAAGCCAAGGGGATCAAGTGGTCAGAAGGCTCTTCTAGCCTGAGGTCCTTCATCTATTCCCCCACACATCATCTATTCAtccttctgtccatccatccgtctcCTCCACATATTTATCATTAATTCATCCATTATTTTACCCACCCTCTCCATACATCAAACCGTAAATCCatccacttccttcctttcttcctcccttagcctctccctccttccttcctccctccatcaatCTATCCATTATTTATCAGATGACTGATTAACTCACCTCCATCCATATCCACATTCATTTACCAATGAACGGTAAATTCACTCATTCGATTGCTGCTTCTCTCACTCTATTTTTTATCCAACCACTCATCTACCCAAACATTCATATATTCAAACACTAATACAATTATCTGACACACAGAGCATATTCGATAAACATCTGCTGGATGAATGAACGAATTCACATCCCAGTCCCTCTGTCACTTAGCCCCCTGCGTGCTGCACATGGGAGATGCTTAGCAAGTTTTCACCAGCTGATCGCGGATGCCACCATGAGGGCTGACGACATCTTGATGCTATCCTCAGAATTCAGCAACGTCCCTCTCATTCTGGATGCTCACGAGTGCacgagagagaggaggaaagggcgAAGGACGAGGACGAGAacgagaaggaagaggaggaatatACAGGAAGCTGAGAGGACATCTCAGAAAAATGGGAGGGAAGGCTTCAGGGGCAAAGAGTGCCgaggcagaaagaaagagctTAAGACACATCAAGGTCTTTTTCAGCAAAGGGCAGAACTGCGGAGAACACCTCCAACTCAACTTACTGGGTTTATGATAGAGGAACTTTCCGTTGGTGCTGGTCTTCTCATAAGCCCCGGAGATCTCCTCACAGGCGCCTCTCCTGGAGATGTGCAGACCAGAAGAGAGGTAACCGCTAGCAGAGACCGAGGTCCTGACACCCACTCTCCTGCAGGGtcctttccacttttttttttttctttttgtaatttggAAAGTAACACTCCCAAACGTCTTGTTTAAGCCTCACACCAGTCCTAGGGGACCCATTCACATATGAAGGAacagagggacagaaaaaaagggaCTAGTCCATGCCATCCCCTTGGCAAAGCCAACACTAAACATCAGCTTTCTTCCCCAAGTCACATCAGACTGAcgcatggggaggggagggtgatgaGCGAATGCTCTGATGCGGTTATTACCCTGTGTCTCTCTGGccccagttccctcatctgtgaaatggggataatgaagCCTTACGTGGTCGTCGTGAGGAGCCAGTGAGATGCTGTTAAACAGCTTACAGTAAGCACTACGAGCATACCAGCTGTTGTTACAATGTTAATTCTCTTATTTACATTTATCAAACAATGTCtaagtgctaggcactgtgctacaTGCTGAGGATACGAGGAGGGCAAGGTGGACTCTTGTCTGCTCACAGACCTCACAACTGAGCGGGGCCCAGGGGCAGGCCAGAGACGGATGCAGTCACTTCGATAACTGCCATACAGGGAAAAGCCTGAGGTGCTCCAAGACCACAAAGGAAGACATGTAACCTGAACCCTGGTTGCTGGGGGGGgtagtcagggagggcttcctggaggaagtgacataGAACCTGAGTCCTAAAGGGTCCATAGGAATTAGCCCAGGGAGATGACGGGAGGTTTTCCCAGTGGAAGGAACATCAGGTGTGAAACACTGGAGGGTTCCAGGAACTGAAAGAAGGTCTACTTGGGTGGGTCACAGAGTACACGGTGTGTGCTGGGAGGGGCCCGGAAGGGAATTTTATTCCCAAGGGCCATAGGGAGCTATGGAAAGGTTCAAGCAGAGTCGAGTTTTCAAGAAGTCTTTTGTTTGCTGGGTAAAAGGTTTGAGATTAGAGGTGGGAAGTGTAGACAGGCTGCTGTAGACTGCCAGGAGAGAGAGGCTGGTGGCTCGGGCCGCGGCGGATGGTACAGAAGGGAGAAGCGGACAGCGTGGGGAGATTTGGGACCATAAATGACACGGCTTGACGCTGGACTGAGTGGCCTGTGGCAGCAGAGAGAGGAGTCCCAGCGCTTGCCTCCCCCCAAGGTTTCCAGGTTGGGGCTGAGGGCCTCGGAAGGGCCCTGACTGAGCTGAGGGACACCCAAGGACTGAGAGCAAGCTTTGAGATAGGCGTGTGTTGGGGCGCTAGCTGGGAGGCACTGATGGGACAGTTCAAAAGGCGTGCCCTGGTGGAGGGTGGCCGAGGGACCCGAGCACAGGGACAAGGACTGGCAGGAGAGATCGCCGCTCTCCAGGACAGGGTGGTGACCCAAGCCGGCAGGGGTGGCAGGCGGGCCCTGGCCTCtcgcccctcccaccccatcccctcactcaccGCCATCGCGTGCTGGTCATGCTGATCTCCCCGTCGGTCGCCCCCTCGCCCAGCACCAGCGTACTCATGGACATCCTGTCCATGAACTTCTTCAGCCACGGACAGGTGGAGCCCATGGCCACGTGAAACCATTTCCCATACATCTAGGAGGCAGCCACAAGCTCTGAGGATCTGGATTTGCCTCAGACCACAGAGATGATTTGCAGacacctgctcccctccctcttctcagtGAGAAACTGGAACGTCCAATAGCTAACTGGAGCCATGCGGCTTCCAGGAAGGACGGAGCCTAATGGTGGAATTTCCATCATCACGGCAAGCCTAGGAAGGGGGTTACAGATGGGGTCCCAGCCCACTCCGTGGAAGGCCTTACTCTGCTAGGTACAGGGTCTGTGCTGCTTGCCGGGATGAGGCCCAGATCCCCAAGGTTGAAGATCATCCTCAACCACTGCTCCCCAGAGTTGTCTCTCACTCCTCCAGGGACAGGGAGCTCAGTACCTCGCAGGCAGCCCCTAGCTCCGTGCTAGAAAGAATCTCCCCTCCTTGAATTAACTCAGGACAAGCCTACTACCTCTGCCTCCTGGCCACATGGCAGATTTGAAAAAGCCCTCATACCCCGAGGAACGAACCAGCAAGCCTCTGACCCTTCGCCATCCCAGACCACCGCAGGACCCTCCACAGTGCCCCTCCACCCACAACCCTTGCTTGTCTCCAAGCATAAACAAAACCCACAGCTAGAAGGGTCTGAGAGCCCCTCATACTGATGTGGCGACTGAGCCTCGTGTGGGCAAGGTCCTGTTCAAGGTCACCCAGGGACTGGGGACACAGCGGGGTCCGGAAGGTGTTGCTGGGGCTCCCCCACACAGTGCCTGCCCAGCCCTCTTAATCCCGCCAGCCTGATCTCtgtcctgcttctcttctccccagtATCCCATGTCTTCCCTGTGCTACCCGGGGTCTCTGTCCACAGCTAGGCCCGCAAGGGCAGAGCACCCAGGATAGTAACGGGTTGCGGGGAAAGGGAAGTGGCCGAAAGCtgaagggctggggagggggaggcaggaagtCACGAGAAGCTAAGCACTGTGAATGGGGCTTCAGGAGCCTTCCCTGGGTGGGCCATAATCTGTAACTGAAGGCATAGAGCCCCCCGCAGCCCAGGAGGGCAGGTCACACGTGAGATGGTCAGGCAAGAGGCCCGGAATGGCAGGTCTTAGCGTCAGAGCTTCAGCGAACCCTGAATGGTCCGAGCAGGAAGGGCCCTGAGGGACTCAGCCCTGAGCTCCAGATTGGGAGACCCGCCCCCTGCAAGGCCCAGCTGCTCGGACAGCCGGCCATCGCCGCCAGAGAGGCCAGCCTTACCCGAGAGATGTCGAAGTTCTCTTGCACTTGGATGTCATCGGGTGGCGTCAGCACGGGACTGGCACTCACGGCCAGGCAGGCAGTCAGCAGCAGAAACACAGCCCTGAGATGCCACATGGTTCTGGGGTCTTCTGTCTCA
Coding sequences:
- the AMBP gene encoding protein AMBP codes for the protein MWHLRAVFLLLTACLAVSASPVLTPPDDIQVQENFDISRMYGKWFHVAMGSTCPWLKKFMDRMSMSTLVLGEGATDGEISMTSTRWRRGACEEISGAYEKTSTNGKFLYHKPKWNMTMESYVVHTNYDEYAIFLTKKFSRHHGPTITAKLYGRQPQLRESLLEEFREVALGVGIPEDSIFTMADKGECVPGEQEPEPSPHRRAQRAVLPQEEEGSGTGQLVTDFNKKEDSCQLGHAEGPCLGMVMRFFYNGSSMACETFQYGGCLGNGNNFASEKECLQTCRTVAACNLPIVRGPCRGYHKLWAFDAAQGKCVPFVYGGCQGNGNKFYSEKECKEYCGVPGNGDKELLHSFS